The following coding sequences lie in one Micromonospora sp. R77 genomic window:
- a CDS encoding calcium:proton antiporter produces MAALIRSRVTDWTFVVPLIAVVVLAAAWGRDLPGVLVTVVAALLAGAVLAAVHHAEVVAHKVGEPFGSLVLAVAVTVIEVALIVTLMISGGDKAQALARDTVFAAVMITCNGILGLSLLLGALRRRVAVFNPEGTGGALATVATLATLSLVVPTFTTSRPGPEFSPAQLAFAAVASLALYGLFVLVQTGRHRDYFLPVSQDGRIVDADGDGHADPPSARTAWTSLALLVVALVAVVGNAKIISPTIEAGVSAANLPQAFVGVIIALLVLLPETLAASRAARRDRVQISLNLALGSAMASIGLTIPAIALASIWLDGPLLLGLGGTQLTLLALTAVTGVLTVVPGRATVLQGGVHLVLLAAFVFLAASP; encoded by the coding sequence TGCTCGCCGCCGCCTGGGGGCGGGACCTGCCCGGGGTGCTGGTGACGGTGGTGGCCGCGCTGCTGGCCGGCGCGGTGCTGGCCGCCGTGCACCACGCCGAGGTGGTCGCCCACAAGGTGGGTGAGCCGTTCGGCTCGCTGGTCCTCGCGGTGGCGGTCACCGTGATCGAGGTGGCCCTGATCGTGACGCTGATGATCAGCGGCGGCGACAAGGCCCAGGCGCTGGCCCGGGACACCGTCTTCGCGGCTGTCATGATCACCTGTAACGGCATCCTCGGGCTTTCGCTGCTGCTCGGGGCGTTGCGCCGCCGGGTGGCCGTCTTCAACCCCGAGGGCACCGGCGGGGCACTGGCCACCGTGGCCACCCTGGCCACGCTCAGCCTGGTGGTGCCGACCTTCACCACCAGCCGTCCCGGCCCCGAGTTCTCCCCCGCGCAGCTGGCCTTCGCCGCCGTGGCGTCGCTCGCGTTGTACGGGCTCTTCGTGCTGGTGCAGACCGGCCGGCACCGGGACTACTTCCTCCCGGTCAGCCAGGACGGACGGATCGTCGACGCGGACGGGGACGGGCACGCCGACCCGCCGTCGGCGCGCACCGCCTGGACCAGCCTGGCGCTGCTGGTCGTGGCGCTGGTCGCGGTGGTCGGCAACGCAAAGATCATCTCGCCGACGATCGAAGCCGGAGTGTCCGCCGCGAACCTGCCGCAAGCCTTCGTCGGCGTGATCATCGCCCTGCTGGTGCTGCTGCCGGAGACCCTCGCGGCGTCCCGCGCCGCCCGCCGCGACCGGGTGCAGATCAGCCTCAACCTGGCCCTCGGCTCCGCCATGGCCAGCATCGGCCTGACCATTCCGGCCATCGCGCTCGCCTCCATCTGGCTGGACGGCCCGCTGCTGCTCGGCCTCGGTGGCACCCAGCTCACGCTGCTCGCGCTGACCGCCGTGACCGGCGTCCTCACCGTCGTACCGGGCCGGGCGACCGTGCTCCAGGGCGGGGTGCACCTGGTGCTCCTCGCCGCCTTCGTCTTCCTCGCCGCCAGCCCCTAG
- a CDS encoding aspartate-semialdehyde dehydrogenase, with translation MSSLPTLAVVGATGAVGTVMCQLLSARRNVWGEIRLLASARSVGRQVQCRGETLTVQALTPEAFDGVDVAMFDVPDEVSAEWAPVAVSRGAVAVDNSGAFRMDRDVPLVVPEINPDQVRNRPRGIVANANCTTLAMIVAIAPLHREYGLRELVLASYQAVSGAGQAGVDTLHAQLGKIAGDRVLGSRPGDVRQAVGDELGPFPAPLALNVVPWAGSLADGGWSSEELKMRNESRKILGLPDLKVSATCVRVPVVTGHSVAVHAVFATEVDAEGAREALRNAPGVILVDDPAAGEFPMPIDAVGTDPSWVGRIRRAVDDPRALDLFVTGDNLRKGAALNTAQIAELLAKELTHP, from the coding sequence GTGTCGTCGCTGCCCACCCTCGCCGTGGTCGGAGCGACCGGTGCCGTCGGCACGGTGATGTGCCAGCTGCTCTCCGCCCGGCGGAACGTCTGGGGCGAGATCCGGTTGCTCGCCTCCGCGCGCTCGGTGGGCCGGCAGGTGCAGTGCCGGGGCGAGACGCTGACCGTCCAGGCCCTCACCCCCGAGGCGTTCGACGGGGTGGACGTGGCCATGTTCGACGTGCCGGACGAGGTCTCCGCCGAGTGGGCGCCGGTCGCGGTGTCCCGGGGCGCGGTGGCGGTGGACAACTCCGGTGCGTTCCGGATGGACCGTGACGTGCCGCTGGTGGTCCCCGAGATCAACCCGGACCAGGTCCGCAACCGCCCCAGGGGCATCGTCGCCAACGCCAACTGCACCACCCTGGCGATGATCGTGGCGATCGCCCCGCTGCACCGCGAGTACGGCCTGCGCGAGCTGGTGCTCGCGTCGTACCAGGCGGTCTCCGGGGCGGGGCAGGCCGGCGTGGACACGCTGCACGCCCAGCTCGGCAAGATCGCCGGTGACCGGGTGCTCGGCTCCCGCCCCGGCGACGTGCGGCAGGCGGTCGGCGACGAGCTGGGTCCGTTCCCGGCCCCGCTGGCGCTCAACGTGGTGCCCTGGGCCGGCTCGCTGGCCGACGGCGGTTGGTCGTCCGAGGAGCTGAAGATGCGCAACGAGTCGCGCAAGATCCTCGGGCTGCCCGACCTCAAGGTCTCCGCCACCTGCGTACGGGTGCCGGTGGTCACCGGCCACTCGGTGGCCGTGCACGCGGTCTTCGCCACCGAGGTGGACGCCGAGGGAGCCCGCGAGGCGCTGCGCAACGCCCCCGGCGTGATCCTCGTCGACGACCCGGCCGCCGGCGAGTTCCCGATGCCGATCGACGCCGTCGGCACCGACCCGTCCTGGGTCGGCCGCATCCGCCGCGCGGTCGACGACCCCCGCGCCCTCGACCTCTTCGTCACCGGCGACAACCTCCGCAAGGGCGCCGCCCTCAACACCGCCCAGATCGCCGAACTCCTCGCCAAGGAACTGACCCACCCCTGA
- a CDS encoding alpha/beta fold hydrolase, with amino-acid sequence MTSIPTAWTVDSVRSADGTTIAYERAGDGPPIILVGGAFNDRSTTRPLGAALAADFTVFGYDRRGRGDSGETAPYAVPREIEDVAALIEAAGGRAYVYGLSSGAILAADAAAAGLPVAGLALFEPPFRVGGPAGTPPDLQERLTELVSAGRRGDAVELFLTVAVGVPAEAVAGMRGDPGWSWMEGLAHTLAYDCAVSGDGALPTDRLAAIAAPTVVVDSAGSPPWLREAAVATADAIPGAVHRSLPGGFHEVPPEVLAPEVRRLLLG; translated from the coding sequence ATGACGTCGATCCCCACTGCCTGGACGGTGGACTCGGTCCGCTCGGCCGACGGCACCACCATCGCCTACGAGAGGGCCGGCGACGGCCCGCCGATCATCCTGGTCGGTGGGGCCTTCAACGACCGATCCACCACCCGGCCGCTGGGCGCGGCCCTCGCCGCCGACTTCACCGTGTTCGGCTACGACCGGCGCGGCCGCGGCGACAGTGGCGAGACCGCACCGTACGCGGTGCCGCGCGAGATCGAGGACGTGGCGGCCCTGATCGAGGCGGCCGGCGGCCGGGCGTACGTCTACGGCCTCTCCTCCGGCGCGATCCTCGCCGCCGACGCGGCGGCCGCCGGGCTGCCGGTCGCCGGCCTGGCCCTCTTCGAGCCACCGTTCCGGGTCGGCGGGCCCGCCGGCACCCCACCCGACCTTCAGGAACGGCTGACCGAGCTGGTGTCGGCTGGCCGGCGGGGCGACGCGGTCGAGCTCTTCCTGACCGTCGCCGTGGGGGTGCCCGCCGAGGCCGTCGCCGGAATGCGGGGCGACCCGGGATGGTCCTGGATGGAGGGGCTGGCCCACACCCTGGCCTACGACTGCGCGGTGAGCGGCGACGGGGCCCTGCCGACCGACCGGCTCGCGGCCATCGCCGCGCCGACCGTGGTGGTCGACAGCGCGGGCAGCCCGCCCTGGTTGCGGGAGGCGGCCGTCGCCACGGCGGACGCGATCCCGGGTGCCGTGCACCGCAGCCTGCCCGGCGGCTTCCACGAGGTGCCGCCCGAGGTGCTGGCGCCCGAGGTGCGCCGTCTCCTGCTGGGCTGA
- a CDS encoding MFS transporter — MLRRALPARPEARRILLGTLLSAVGRGLTLPFLFIYLTDLRGLSDTTAGLAIGWFGAVTLALSPVGGALIDRFGARRVVLPCLVLEAVGTGSLALVHSTGSAFAVLTLVAVGSSALWSGQATILASLTDDGERQRVFGLQFALLNLGIGLGGLVSGAVVDVTRPVTFQVIYLLDALSYLVPAAILLTLPHVGHRLATATGTEHRPATGGYLTVLRDRPFRRLVVFGLVLTTCGYAQIEVGFTAYAVRVVGVSPRVVAWALAANTVMIVLAQLVVLRRLEGRSRTGALAAVGAVFATAWLVLGAAGLIGTRNALFAALGVVACSAIFGFGETLLSPVMPALTNALATDELRGRYNAMSSMIFGISGVIGPVTAGPLIGAADGRIWVVAVVGGCLTASVLALSLRRLLTPGQDGRATPASVREPEAVAR; from the coding sequence ATGCTGCGCCGCGCCCTCCCCGCCCGCCCGGAAGCCCGCCGGATCCTGCTCGGCACCCTGCTGTCGGCCGTCGGGCGCGGCCTGACCCTGCCGTTCCTCTTCATCTACCTCACCGACCTGCGTGGACTGAGCGACACCACGGCCGGTCTGGCGATCGGCTGGTTCGGTGCGGTGACGCTCGCGCTGTCCCCGGTGGGCGGCGCGTTGATCGACCGGTTCGGTGCCCGCCGGGTGGTGCTGCCCTGTCTGGTGCTGGAGGCGGTGGGCACCGGGTCGCTCGCCCTGGTCCACTCCACCGGCAGCGCCTTCGCGGTCCTCACCCTCGTCGCGGTGGGCAGCTCGGCGCTCTGGTCCGGGCAGGCCACCATCCTCGCGTCGTTGACCGACGACGGCGAGCGGCAGCGCGTCTTCGGCCTCCAGTTCGCCCTGCTCAACCTCGGCATCGGGCTGGGTGGCCTGGTCTCCGGCGCGGTGGTGGACGTGACCCGCCCGGTCACCTTCCAGGTGATCTACCTGCTGGACGCGTTGAGCTACCTGGTGCCGGCGGCGATCCTGCTGACCCTGCCGCACGTCGGCCACCGGCTCGCCACCGCCACGGGCACCGAGCACCGGCCGGCCACCGGGGGCTACCTCACGGTGCTGCGGGACCGCCCCTTCCGCCGCCTGGTCGTCTTCGGCCTGGTCCTCACCACCTGCGGGTACGCGCAGATCGAGGTGGGCTTCACCGCGTACGCGGTCCGGGTGGTCGGGGTGTCCCCACGGGTGGTGGCGTGGGCCCTCGCCGCCAACACGGTGATGATCGTGCTCGCCCAACTGGTGGTGCTCCGCCGGCTGGAGGGACGCAGCCGGACCGGCGCGCTCGCCGCGGTGGGCGCGGTCTTCGCCACCGCCTGGCTCGTGCTGGGCGCGGCCGGCCTGATCGGTACGCGGAACGCGCTGTTCGCGGCGCTCGGCGTGGTGGCCTGTTCGGCGATCTTCGGCTTCGGCGAGACGCTGCTGTCACCGGTCATGCCGGCGCTCACGAACGCGCTCGCCACCGACGAGCTGCGCGGCCGGTACAACGCGATGAGCTCGATGATCTTCGGGATCAGCGGGGTCATCGGTCCGGTCACCGCCGGTCCGCTGATCGGCGCGGCGGACGGCCGGATCTGGGTGGTCGCCGTGGTCGGCGGCTGTCTGACTGCCTCGGTGCTCGCCCTCTCCCTGCGCCGGCTGCTCACCCCCGGCCAGGACGGCCGCGCCACACCGGCCTCGGTCCGCGAGCCCGAGGCCGTCGCCCGCTGA
- a CDS encoding diguanylate cyclase, translating to MASTALEACQWTIATLARYTPATVSILLQVHDRLRCVAATGAWQVFSTVPPKAGIVGRVHASGTPAAVADVTADPDYLPIRPDVTSEVCVPVLDPAGRPLGVLDLQWSDPADLAAWQRTAARLAARLGARIVALGGPPAESRSEKLLRHAAAMTSAPTDWDPMAAAITAARDVSTLSAAVLVLAGRSGPRLGAPTSAPGELESRIRAELAEVGAGPLGRLIARAHRNGSSYTLGEAGHPPTGDYQPLARAGARTLVAVPVGPTDGGGVLLVADERLLRPDPTTVNLMELLAGQAWTCLDRLRSLARLREQASSDPLTGLRHTGPFGQRIAAATPGRTALLAIDVDGFKTVNDTYGHQAGDRVLVGLARALEGALRQGDELYRVGGDEFVAVIEVSRPDEAVRIAERLTEAARHTGRTISIGVALPQPGESPELTLRRADQALYAVKRQGRDGVHLAAA from the coding sequence ATGGCGTCGACCGCCCTGGAGGCGTGCCAGTGGACGATCGCCACGCTCGCCCGGTACACCCCGGCGACCGTCTCGATCCTGCTCCAGGTCCACGACCGGCTCCGCTGCGTGGCGGCCACCGGCGCCTGGCAGGTCTTCTCCACGGTGCCGCCGAAGGCCGGCATCGTCGGCCGGGTACACGCCTCCGGCACGCCCGCCGCCGTCGCCGACGTCACCGCCGACCCCGACTACCTGCCGATCCGACCCGACGTCACCAGCGAGGTCTGCGTTCCGGTGCTGGACCCGGCGGGCCGGCCGCTCGGGGTGCTCGACCTGCAGTGGAGCGACCCGGCCGACCTCGCCGCGTGGCAGCGGACCGCGGCACGGCTGGCCGCCCGGCTGGGCGCGCGGATCGTGGCGCTCGGTGGGCCGCCGGCCGAGAGCCGCAGCGAGAAGCTGCTCCGGCACGCCGCCGCGATGACCTCCGCCCCCACCGACTGGGACCCGATGGCGGCGGCGATCACCGCGGCCCGGGACGTATCCACCCTCTCCGCCGCCGTGCTGGTGCTCGCCGGCCGCAGCGGGCCCAGACTCGGCGCGCCGACCAGCGCTCCCGGCGAACTGGAGTCGCGGATCCGCGCCGAACTCGCCGAGGTCGGCGCCGGACCGCTCGGCCGGCTGATCGCCCGGGCGCACCGGAACGGCTCGTCGTACACGCTGGGCGAGGCGGGACACCCCCCGACCGGCGACTACCAACCGCTCGCCCGGGCCGGGGCACGCACCCTGGTGGCGGTGCCGGTCGGCCCGACGGACGGCGGCGGGGTGCTGCTGGTGGCCGACGAGCGGCTGCTGCGCCCCGACCCGACCACGGTCAACCTGATGGAGTTGCTGGCCGGCCAGGCGTGGACCTGCCTCGACCGGCTGCGCAGTCTGGCCCGGCTGCGTGAGCAGGCCAGCTCCGACCCGTTGACCGGGCTGCGACACACCGGGCCGTTCGGGCAGCGGATCGCGGCGGCCACGCCGGGGCGTACGGCCCTGCTGGCGATCGACGTGGACGGCTTCAAGACCGTCAACGACACGTACGGCCACCAGGCCGGTGACCGGGTGCTGGTGGGGCTGGCCCGGGCGCTGGAGGGGGCGCTGCGCCAGGGCGACGAGCTGTACCGGGTCGGCGGCGACGAGTTCGTGGCGGTGATCGAGGTGAGCCGCCCGGACGAGGCGGTCCGGATCGCCGAGCGACTCACCGAGGCGGCCCGGCACACCGGCCGCACCATCAGCATCGGGGTCGCCCTCCCCCAGCCCGGCGAGTCCCCCGAGCTGACCCTCCGCCGCGCCGACCAGGCCCTCTACGCCGTCAAACGCCAGGGCCGCGACGGCGTCCACCTCGCCGCCGCCTGA
- a CDS encoding phosphodiesterase encodes MLIAQLSDPHVTTGLLAAEPASGLHRALGRVLAVRPRPDCVVITGDLVAHGRPDEYAALREIIGRFPLPVHLAAGNHDDRESLLDTFGGTPCLGGGFSAYYHVDHAEATVVVLDSLTPGSSGGQLGDDQLAWLDGVLGGRPEVPAVVCLHHPPVGVGIPAADEIRLADGAALAAVVGRHPHVVRVTAGHLHRSVTTAFAGTVLTTAPSTWVQSTLTMSADEEIGLVGEPSAFLLHRVADGGCVTHTVQVSHAAGSTCAF; translated from the coding sequence ATGCTCATCGCCCAGCTCAGCGACCCGCACGTGACCACCGGCCTGCTCGCCGCCGAACCGGCGTCCGGGCTGCACCGGGCCCTCGGCCGGGTGCTCGCCGTGCGACCCCGTCCGGACTGCGTGGTGATCACCGGTGACCTGGTCGCCCACGGCCGACCGGACGAGTACGCAGCGCTCCGCGAGATCATCGGCCGGTTCCCGCTGCCGGTGCACCTGGCCGCCGGCAACCACGACGACCGGGAGTCGCTGCTGGACACCTTCGGCGGCACACCCTGCCTCGGTGGCGGGTTCTCGGCCTACTACCACGTCGACCACGCCGAGGCGACCGTCGTGGTGCTGGACTCGCTCACGCCGGGGAGCAGCGGTGGGCAGCTCGGCGACGACCAGCTCGCCTGGCTCGACGGGGTGCTGGGCGGCCGGCCGGAGGTGCCCGCCGTCGTGTGCCTGCACCATCCGCCGGTCGGGGTCGGCATCCCGGCCGCCGACGAGATCCGGCTCGCCGACGGTGCCGCGCTCGCGGCCGTCGTCGGCCGCCACCCTCACGTCGTACGCGTCACCGCCGGCCACCTGCACCGGTCGGTGACCACCGCGTTCGCCGGCACGGTGCTCACCACCGCCCCGAGCACCTGGGTGCAGTCCACGCTGACGATGAGCGCCGACGAGGAGATCGGGCTGGTCGGCGAGCCGAGCGCCTTCCTGCTGCACCGGGTGGCCGACGGTGGCTGCGTCACCCACACCGTCCAGGTCAGCCACGCCGCCGGCAGCACCTGCGCGTTCTGA
- a CDS encoding bifunctional UDP-sugar hydrolase/5'-nucleotidase, whose product MSVPGMRRAAVGLAALAVTAFSAVAVHPAQAEAAAKPVDVQLLAINDFHGNLEPPTGSSGTIAGQPAGGAEYLASHLKAMRAAAAEQGKGTVTVAAGDLIGASPLLSAAFHDEPTIEEMNLAGLEFTSVGNHEFDEGAKELLRMQRGGCHPVDGCADGTPFDGAKFRYLSANAFKTSTGLPLMQPFGIKIVKGVPIGFIGMTLEGTPNIVSQQGVAGLRFADEADTANKYARILRLLGVQSIVVLLHEGGVQNGGGINDCTGFSGPIVDIANRMDPSIDVIVSGHTHAAYNCNINGKLVTSASSFGRLVTDIDLKIDPRTRDVVSATANNTVVTRDVPKDPASTELINHYKTALGPVADKVVGETTSAITKTQENLYQTGVDANGKPTYQTGESPLGNVIADAQLAATDNEQNAVAAFMNPGGVRADLDAGPVTYAEAFTVQPFANNLVTLDLTGAQLYCMLEQQFTVARVLYASSTVHYVVDTNGTTAAAGAPCSGSRVVRGSLTINGAPVTDTATYRVTVNNFLAGGGDGFSVLTGGTNQVTGMIDLDAFTAYLTAKSPVSAPALDRIQTTAEVPAA is encoded by the coding sequence ATGTCCGTCCCCGGGATGCGTCGGGCCGCCGTCGGCCTGGCCGCACTCGCCGTGACCGCGTTCAGTGCGGTCGCCGTACACCCCGCCCAGGCGGAGGCCGCTGCCAAGCCGGTCGACGTCCAGCTGCTCGCCATCAACGACTTCCACGGCAACCTGGAGCCCCCGACCGGGTCCAGCGGCACCATCGCGGGACAGCCGGCCGGTGGCGCGGAATACCTGGCCAGCCACCTGAAGGCGATGCGCGCGGCCGCCGCCGAGCAGGGCAAGGGCACCGTCACGGTCGCCGCCGGTGACCTGATCGGCGCCTCGCCGCTGCTCTCCGCGGCCTTCCACGACGAGCCCACCATCGAGGAGATGAACCTCGCCGGGCTCGAGTTCACCAGCGTCGGCAACCACGAGTTCGACGAGGGCGCCAAGGAACTGCTGCGCATGCAGCGGGGCGGTTGCCACCCGGTGGACGGCTGCGCCGACGGCACCCCGTTCGACGGTGCGAAGTTCCGGTACCTCTCCGCGAACGCCTTCAAGACCTCCACCGGCCTGCCCCTGATGCAGCCGTTCGGCATCAAGATCGTCAAGGGCGTTCCGATCGGCTTCATCGGCATGACCCTCGAGGGCACGCCGAACATCGTCAGCCAGCAGGGCGTGGCCGGCCTGCGCTTCGCCGACGAGGCGGACACCGCCAACAAGTACGCCAGGATCCTGCGCCTGCTCGGCGTGCAGAGCATCGTCGTGCTGCTGCACGAGGGTGGCGTGCAGAACGGCGGCGGCATCAACGACTGCACCGGGTTCAGTGGCCCGATCGTCGACATCGCCAACCGGATGGACCCGTCCATCGACGTCATCGTCAGCGGGCACACCCACGCCGCGTACAACTGCAACATCAACGGCAAGCTGGTCACCAGCGCCAGCTCCTTCGGTCGCCTGGTCACCGACATCGACCTGAAGATCGACCCGCGTACCCGGGACGTGGTCAGCGCCACCGCGAACAACACCGTGGTCACCCGCGACGTGCCGAAGGACCCGGCCAGCACCGAGCTGATCAACCACTACAAGACCGCGCTCGGTCCGGTCGCCGACAAGGTGGTCGGCGAGACCACCAGCGCGATCACCAAGACCCAGGAGAACCTGTACCAGACCGGTGTCGACGCCAACGGCAAGCCGACGTACCAGACCGGTGAGTCGCCGCTGGGCAACGTGATCGCCGACGCCCAGCTCGCCGCCACCGACAACGAGCAGAACGCGGTCGCCGCGTTCATGAACCCCGGTGGTGTCCGCGCCGACCTCGACGCCGGCCCGGTCACCTACGCCGAGGCGTTCACCGTGCAGCCGTTCGCCAACAACCTGGTGACGCTCGACCTCACCGGCGCGCAGCTCTACTGCATGCTGGAGCAGCAGTTCACCGTCGCCCGGGTGCTGTACGCCTCGTCGACCGTGCACTACGTCGTGGACACCAACGGCACCACCGCCGCGGCCGGCGCGCCGTGCAGCGGCAGCCGGGTGGTCCGGGGCAGCCTCACCATCAACGGTGCTCCCGTCACCGACACCGCGACCTACCGGGTCACGGTGAACAACTTCCTCGCCGGCGGCGGTGACGGCTTCAGCGTCCTCACCGGCGGCACGAACCAGGTCACCGGCATGATCGACCTGGACGCCTTCACCGCGTACCTGACCGCGAAGTCGCCGGTCTCCGCGCCGGCGCTGGACCGGATCCAGACCACCGCCGAGGTGCCCGCCGCCTGA